The following is a genomic window from Miscanthus floridulus cultivar M001 chromosome 14, ASM1932011v1, whole genome shotgun sequence.
ttccatcgtaacagactatatatatatatatatatatatatatatatatatatatatatatatatatatatatatatatcatcacatctatatcaccaatatgcattatatatcacaagcacacgcatatttaataaatccatcgaaaatccatcacaaatgcaccaaagttcaacatcacaagtttattattacaagttcaacatccctactgcgacgacggagactgcaggtgtggccccctggacagcggtgaaggaccggactgcggcgaagggttgacgTGATCAGCCGCTAGTGACACGCTAGCaggattgtttgaacccgccgacggaggctgcacaaaggagaagagattgcatgtgttagactcaaaattgaaaatttcggcagcacctcccctgcacggggaggtttccaacatGCAAGAAACAACAACACGAAGGCCGataatcacaacggcacgaaggccgaaaatcacaacagcacgaaggccaacaatccCAACAgcacgaacgcattaaactttcatactcacaggagtgaagtgtcgaaccggagctggagctggcaactgcacttggacacccgatgcttgcccgatggtttgcatgatctgatacatgtccgccatctgcttcttcgtggcctctagctctgcggtcaggtgcgcttgcgtctcccttgtctctgccagctcggcctgcagtgtttcaatcacatgtttcagtattgcaaatctgatcaatgtgtgtaacgttcaatgtacgaTGAGTGAAACCTGAATTACCTGAAGTTCATCGACCCAcgacagtgttggagtaggccgtgcacgtatgggaaggcttctggccgtgctccgtgccctcacgtcggagagagagggtgcagagctcgaggagtcggcaccgtctgcaatccacaaccgcccatgcttcctaccttgccccagcctcacgatcacctctgtctcaaggggctcagtgctcagattgtgatctgagccacggagcgccctaaccgcctccgtgtagtctctgaccttagcgtgGACACTCGGGTCAGAGTAAGCCTAGGCAGGGGCATCCGAGTTGAAGATGACACCGGATTTCAccgggcccatgtgggacacagcccatgccccaaactccgacaccggcacgtccgggtgtgccacctcctgcgagaaagacggcaagatgattagaaatcaggaaaaattgagcgttagaatagataaatgacatctcgtacaagtgcccgcttgaatgcggggaggttgcggctgccttggtggtgagttggagCGGTCCTCAGTGCCCGCTTCCGCTTGCCTTGCTCGTGCTTTGCGATGTACGCCGGGTCAAGGTACCTGTCCATGATCCTCGACCATGCTGATCtatgcgacatgcaccacgaggccggcacctacacatcatcaagtgtttgacatataagaagatcaattctggacctactaaatctcaaaatgaatcaatattattcacctacctgaaggtactgctccttggtcagcgccacctttcttgcgccggttttgttgaggggctctttcttgatggacctgtagtagtcgacgtgggcctagagtcgcgcctcgtgaatcatgtcgccgacgtacttcttacaggctctgtgtgccgtctgatccgccagggtctctctaccttcttcggccttgaagtacctctgcatacaaacacgatgtatccattcattatttcaataaaagacttaagcaatggaggagatgtattgagctatgttgtgAGACACTTACCCAAAAGTCTGCCAAAACCCGCTCCTACTTGTTGTCCTGCTCATCATCCGAGCCGAGCGTGTACCTATCCCACGACCAGGCCAgctcccacctcccctctttcaagTCCACAAGGCAGGGGAAGTGTTTCCTGCACAGACATCCCAGGACGGCAGCGGGTGCGTGGGGGGGTCAAGAGCACCCGACAGAACTAGCCAGCCCCTGCATAAGTGATTACGAaaaattatcagtttctcttttgattttcaacatatcatatgaagtactagtgataacatctatagttacttaccttcttCCCATAGGACGAACCAGTGGGCGTCGGTcaggaagcggaaccggaggaAGGCTTGTGGGACCTCGCAGGTAGGGAGCCGACTGAGCAGAACTGTCCTCCGTCTGTTGAGTCCCCTCGTCCCCCGACAGAGTGTCTGTGGTCGTGCCCGTGGCCTCCACGTGGTCCTCCGGGGTAGGAGACAGGTCCTTCGGCTGGTCGAGAGCCGGGGAAGGAGGCGGGTCCCTCCTGGGGTGACCccggcccctccccctccccatgCTGGGGCGACCCGGGCCTGCTCTCGCCGCTAGGAGCAAAGATGTCCCCTCGCCTCCATCAGGAGGGCGTAGCCTCTGGTACACCAAGAGCACCTGCCTCGGTGAACggttgcccaccatctttgttctgtcacctgcaatgtacaaagaatgaacaacaagcgttagtacatacatgtcaaatagttcaaaatgaataaacataacaaaatttaataaaaaacatagtattacatggtttaggaataatcttcatgattggggtcataggtctcatcatcactgtcaaaattgtccaaatgggcaacactattcaAAGGTTCggtgtcttcttcattgtctttgcctaaatggaatcgctcaagcatttgaatgtccttcagatttagcactacatctccagggtcctcgtcatcaaccgtttcattgtctacttccatggcggtcgtcacatcgggtaagactatctcaaagctcccttgtagcccatctacttgatagaactctccatcatatgtgtttgtgtcgaaggtgtaatcttcatcgtttggaacaggtagtttaccgtgcgaagatacatggtgcacaatagaccaacccttaagatggtctttgtcttagcacgcgtatggcgtatgatacacctgcacggcctgttgagccataatatagacatcttttcctttatagacggaatcatgcctaatctcgactagcccaagatgaggggtccgtctcgttcgtgcaggatcaaaccagtggcacttgaatatgacaggagtaagaggtacccGGCCCTCATATTCAAGTTCATAGATCTCCTCAATTATTCTGTAGTATTCGACGCCATTAGTGCCCGGCGTAAAAATTTGGCTGTTGGTGGTTTTCCGACCGGGCCGAGTCTGCTCGTGTCTTGAcatgtggaagcgatatccgttcacatcataaccggtatatgacttcacccttaacttgaggccgtttgcaacctgtctcaactcatcactcatggacgcattggtttgcgcctacaagctcaagcatgatacatcATTATACTATTGGAATGTACGAGCTACTAAGGAATATCGACGAATGTacgaccttttgtttgaaccaagaaatgaaatcaggcctcccagcTCCCGCACcctctgaaagaagggtatcatgttcgtgcgggataggatcccttgattgatgccactcttgatgaacaaattccctgtaccaaagagaatcaatggggttcgatACAGAATAGTGAcgtcgtattgaaacaagttcgttgagaacttacttaatgaatggcgcaacctcgacaaggttggtgaacacatatagcgtgattctGTGCCACTCTTCTGGATCCAATCTCTTgggggtcgatccacttgcgctgcctagttggcatttgaaaaggctgagggtcgattcaacttcgccagcattgtaacgaggggtggattatgattgctaggaaggttcgacttgtagtaggatgtcgtgaagtttgcaacctcctcccgaatgcttgcctctgtaatggaagcctcaattctagctttatttgtacatttcttacgaagagtctttagacatcgctcGATTGGATAGCATCAACGGGCCTGCATGGCCCCCCCCCCAACCGTGCCTCGGTCGAGAGGTGCActatcagatgctgcatcggcaagaagaagccgggtggaaagatcttctcaagctcacagaccaactcaagtgccatagtttccaattctgtaatgatggtcgaagatagctccttggcacaaagctggcgaaagaagtagctcaactttgccagcactaaccagacatgctcagggacatagcctcgaaccatcgacggaagtatgcgctcaatccatatgtggtagtcatgactcttcatcccgttgactcgtagagtctctaagttcactcccctgctcagattcgctgcatacccatcagggtatattaaattcttgatccatcgaagtactttcctcctttgatcgattttcaAGACATAGGGGGCCCTAGGCCTTCTCCACTGTTTTCCTGTtgcaggaggccgcatctctagatttggcctatcgcacaacgtcgctaggtccactctagccttagggttgtccttagacttgttagtgtccatgagcgttgcccaaagtgcctcggcgatattttttttagtgtgcatgacatcaatgttatggggcagtaggaggtcatcgaaataggggagcctcgtcaagccggactcctgatcacatgtggagatgtctgggtttttggcatccgacgtcacaacttgctcgaaaccttcacaatttttaccacagcctccacatgcgataacacgacgcctcgacaagtttcgtgattttcggacttcgtttgcattttatataatttaaaatcacatttccggcaagtacctcgacatgttacgtcaacgagatgctcgagatttcatgtgagttcctggatacggcctaaacataccctaaatatcatgagtatcaatttttggatgaccaaagtccattattccatgtacctccggttcaaatttgaaatatcccaaacAATTCgatgaaacgaaataaactaatgaaatatatcaaaaaaagtcaaaattgccccaaattttaaaatagagtttgaaatactgtcacaaggccacagaaaaaaattagggcccaaaataaaaaaaaattgccgagtgccatgggggtcactcggcaaagtgggctttgccgagtgccggcccagtgggcacccggcaaagttcattttcaaaaataaaaaaaaaattgccgagtgcctggcgctggcactcgacaaaataagttttaaaaaattaaaaaaaaatttgccgagtgcccaaggcttacactcggcaaaatatgtttttaaaaaataaaaaaaaaatttgccgagtgccttggtctggctctcggcaaaataagttttaaaaaataaaaaaaatttgccgagtgccatgggctggcactcggcaaaatatgtttttaaaaaataaaaaaaatttgccgagtgtctggggctggcgctcggcaaaataagtttttaaaaataaaaaaaatttgtcgagtgccatccaTTAGGCAGTCGGCAAAATCTaacggcaggtggccgccgtcacgagccggccaccttttgccgagtgccgtggcacttggcaaagccacctttgccgagtgctttattttgccgagtgcggcactcagcaaaatattgctttgccgagtgccccgataaaaagcactcggcaaagtctcaggcacttggcaaagtacaGTTTTTCAATAGTGATTTCACATTATAAGTCGTTCTTTTGGCTTTTCTAcgtatagtttttgctatgcatttCTATATTCATTTTGGTCCGAATGTTTTATGCTTGTTTGTACGTAGTACAGTAGTCCTAGTAGTATATACtgcctccattttaaattataaattgttctgacttttttatatatatagttttttcTAGATGTTAGGTACCTAAAAAGTTAAaaaatcttataatttagaacggagaaaCAAGCATATCCCTTAAGAAAAGAAAATGCAACTAGGCAGCCCTATGCCCATGAGAAAAGGCGAGAAAATCAATGCTAGCAACGGTGCAAATTCCAATGGTGCCAACTTCCACCGGTCAAGCGAAGCAACAACACACGTCGTACCTTCGAGGGGGACGATATAGAAGAGTTGGTAAAGGTGTTTGACTTTGTTATCAAGAATTGTGCTTCATTTCTCCAATGTGGTTGAGCCTAGCTAGACTTCATAGCTAAACTATAAAAAGCTTCTTTTTATTTTAGTGTAGTCAATTCCCAATTGCTATCACCTTCCCCACATTGTCAAGGCAACTACACAGATCAAAACTAGTAAACTTGCAGAGACATACTTCCTTTCGGACACAAAAACTTGACATTTTGGGAAAAATGATGTCAAACTCTAGAAAGTACAATAGccaatgttttaataaaatatttTAGTCCTTTACAAGAAAGTCATCTGGAACACTATTTTAAATTTGCAGTCTCATATATTTATTGAATTATACATATAGTTTAAAGTCAAAGTTGTCAAAGGCATGGTCCAGAGATTATGTAATGTGCACAACACATAGAAAAGTCTGAAATAAGACCATTTTGGTCCCTGGACTCATTTGATTGATTTTGACACTCAACCCTAACACTGTTTAAATCTAGCATCACAGCTATGAGTATATATCATTCTATTTTAGCCCCTAAACTTGTGTTGCCTTTTTTGTGTGGTTTTCAAATTTCAAGTGATATGCCAATGTTTTTCCTCCTCGTTTTAGTATGTTTTTTTCGCCAACTAGGTGATGAATGACAGGTAAGCCTAGGTGAAGTCATGATCGATCTAGGTGGCTAAAAACTACCAACTTCTAAGAAAATCTTGAAAACTACCAAGAATAGGAGTGGAGTCAAAAATTGGAATGGTATTGGTACATGAGGTATATATGTAGACAATATTACAGCTGGTGTTCAAAACTAGATAAACATAGGAGTTAAGAGGTCAAAAATGGACTTGGTCCAAACAAAAGCAAGAATAGGTCCATTTTGGTATTTTTAAGTCTTTTGTGTGTCTGATTTTGACCCTCAACTCTAGTACCTTCTAAATCTGGCACCAGAACTAATATTTTGACTCTATGGGATCGTCTTAGCTAGGTGGGTTAGAAGGGATGTGCAACATTTTTCGTTCacgtttgctttttttttttttttttttgctaactaGACCATGAATGGTCTAAATGGCAAAATAAAAACTTCCAATTTGCCATCAAAACTTCGGGCACATCACTTTAAAATTAAACCGTTGAAACTAGGATTGGGGTCAGAACTGAATGCTATTAGTGTTTGAGGTATATATCTATGAAGTATTATTCGTGGTGGTCAAAGTTAGAAAAAACATAAGAGCTTGAGAGCTCAAAACTGGACTTGATACAATTGTATCTCAAAGAAAAACAAGACTTATAGCCACACTATAATGTCCTCTGTTGTGTGGGCGCTAATTGTTCCACAATGCCTCTCCCACCTTGTCAATGCAATTCCACAAATCAAAACTAAAAAGGTTATATAATCATGTATAATTCCTTctgtcggggttatgatacccTGGGTATCTCAGGACACCGATTAGTTAGCCATAGGAGCTTTtgtgttttggtgatgaagacacctagtgggtgtgatcatatttaggatagataatcATAtatttaagaggggtgaaacttgacctgaaatgcggttatcaaagtgccactagatgttctaactcattacatatgcatttagattctagtgagtgctaacacccttgaaaatgtttgtgaaaatatgctaacacacgtgcacaaggtgatacacttggtggttagcacatttgagcaagggtggtgaagttggtGAAGTCGAGGGGCTGTTTtccctcgaccggacgctggaccagacgctggacctgtgCGTCCAATCAGTGCTGCAGCAGTGGCGTGGCTTCGGCCTTCGACCTGATGCTGGCACGAGGTGGTGAACAGGCGCGCAGTACCTGGGTACGATCAGAGGTGACGTATGCTAACGTTGGCGGCGTTGGAGGTGGCACAAAGGGCCAGAGAGGATCGGACGTTGTGGTGAATCCGATCATCAAATTACTTCTCAGGTGCCtttctggaagtgaccggacgccacGACGTTGGTGAGTCCAGTCAAGCAGCAGTGCGTCAGGTCCCAGACTTGGTGCCTCGGGGTCACATGCAATGGGACACGCCGTGAGCGTGTCAGGTCTTGCGGCTGTGAGTCCGATTGTCACTTAACGTGCGTAAGCGAGCAGCTGACCGTTGAGATTAGGTGATCACCATTGAACCAGGGGGACACGTGGACGACagcgcatgaccggacgctgggcgtgGTGCACCCGGTCgttctgaccggcgcgtccggtctccTCGTGGAGGCAGGCAATGAGAGTCCAACGTCTATTttgtggggacttctatttaagccccatatggctagctctagctcactctcttggctatttttattgacatagcaatctaGTGAGCTaaaccaaagccctcccactcatctccatcattgattcatcatctttgtgagattgggagtgaatccaagtgcattgcttgagtgattgcatctagaggcacttagtgattgtgttttgctgcgggattcacttgtttctcttggtggttgccaccacctagacggtttggtgcagcaaggatcgttgagcggaggaaggtgtttgtctctggctccaatcgtggtgattgtgaggggttcttgacctttcgttggcggagagccaaaaggtactctaatggattgctcgtggcttgtggatcctcatcttgtgttggttgtgcgacacccggttgtgggttaggcgtgtgatgcctattagcacgtgaacctccaagtaagtgaatcaccataacggggactagcttgccggcaagcaagtgaaccttggtgaaaatcattgtgttatcttatctccgaggatttcattggtattcattgtgattgattgtttGTCGCTTGCCACGTCGATATATCATCACTACCTCACCCTTGTACTTACttttctagtgtagctaagctctttgtgtaattagttttgagaactagcttgtgtcttgtctagtggttagtgaggctctttagttagtctttgagagctcactaacttagtggtagtgacatagcctcttgtgtgaattagagatcatagctactagaattgtggataggtggcttgcattttgagtaggctagcgcaacactcgcttcgccatttaattgtctaacatcttggcttaagtgttgttgtagaaattttcaataggctattcaaccccctctagccactaggacctttcacccacgaCGGCCCAACATGCAGAGGCCCAGCAGCCGTAGCTCGCCTAAGCTATAAAGGCCCTGGGCCACGCACTAAGGCAGGAGGTCGACCACGACCTCTCCCTCCTTCCACCGCACGCAACGCAGCACCACACGACCTCTCATCAGTCCCGACCACTAGGAAAGGATGAGGAGGGATCAAGCCCCATCGGGTACGCCACCCCTAACAGGGGCAGGCATGCTCCACTCACTCCGCAAGGACTGAGGGGATAGGACAGACGCTAGCCCTGTGCCACGCTGTGCGGACAAGACAGCACCGCCAGACGGTGATGACCGGTATGGTAacccaccgtccaaatacggCCTGACAAGACGAACGTATggccccacccactatgggatggggtgCACGACCACGATCTTGACTTCCAAGACCAGCCGAGCCAACGATAGCCTCGACCCCGCAACACGGGATCGAGGCCACACCGACTCCACGACCAGCGAGGCGATCGGTAACCAGGGGGCGGCTATCTACTCCCTCACTATCTCCATGATGCCACCGGGAGAACATGAGACGATGACGAAGTCCACGACAAGCTCATGTCGCACAAGACAGTTGGCAAATCACCACCGTGCCAACAGTATCGTCACGACCAGCACTGTAGCATCACGCCATGCCATGCTGCAACGTGGGCACAAGACTACGACGACAACCATACCTGGACGTACGCTGACACCAAGACAAGACGGCCTTCCTTGCAAGACAAGTTTACTAGTTTCCCTCCCTCGGGCTCACGACCACTCGGTCGGGAGAACCCATCTCCATTTGTAACTTGGCCCccagactctatataagggtggcCAGGGCTCCCATCCAAGGGGACGGCCTCTCGAGACTTCATTTGGGCAGTCCCTCTCCACTCTTCTCCTACCTCTTTCACTCATCTTACacctccattgtaagaacttcagagcattcaaccgaggaacacacactcgatcttCCCTTTGACTGGACGTAGGTCTccagcctgaactagtataattccttatgtctttggatgctaccattgtcttcctaAAGCAGCGCGACACACGTATAAATTCATTCGTCGGTTGGCAAAACACTGACACCTTCTATCATATATACTTTACATTTTGGACAACAAAATGatgtcaaactttttaaactctACATCAATTGTTTtaataaattttttattttgtaatgAGAAAGTCATATGATATATTTTTCTTGAACATTAATTCTGTAGTTTCATAAAATTATTGGGTTTATATATAAaattaatataataaaatgttGTGAGTGATACAAAATTGAAGATTATGTCATGTTCTAAACACATAAAAATATGAATTAGTCGCTTTTGGCCCCTTAGTTTACTTTTGTTTGATTGATTTGACTGTCAACTCCAGTACTATCGATATATAGCACCACAACTACAATGCTATTCAATTTTGACCGTGAGCTCATTTTTGGTGGCTTTGAAGTACGTGTTGTGGCAGTGTTTGTCCTCCAAGTTTGGCTTTTTTTTGGAGTTTTTAGCTATCGATCAACAAATTTCATGTGGTAAAATATGTCATGTTTTAACCAATGAGAAACTCACACATCCAAATGAAAATTAACATATTTGTTTTGGATGAATCTTTCAAATCTGGATTCCCAACAAGCAAACAGGTAACAAGTCTAGACCAACAAAAAATCGTTAATATGAACTAGTTAGAACCTAGTTTGAAGTTTTGAAGCAATCAGATTCTAGTTTGAACCAGATGCAGCAGCAACCGGTTCCAACCAGACCTAGTTTGAGCTAATCAAAAACCTAGTTTGATCCAGTCATAACTAGATCTAGGAGCAACCAGTTCCAATCGCAGTTAGAACCGGCTAAAACCTAGTTGGAATCAAACCAGTTCCAGCCATACCCAATCATAACCAAACCAGAACCCGGTTAGAACTAGACAAACTGCAAACTAGCTAGTTCCAAACAGCGGCTGGAGCACAAATCGTAAAACACAATCCAACGTCTCATCGTAGCTTGAAAAGTgccatccttccatgcatgaaaacccgtcactaccggaaacaggccCGTTGCCAAGAGCCAGCGACTTTGCCGAGAGTCAAATGTCGGACTCTCGGCAAAGAAAGGTTTGTCGAGAGTCGGCCCTCGGCAACGGTAGGCCGTCGGCAAaaccatatttgccgagggccaggccgtcggcaaagaattcctCTCGGCAaccgggccctttgccgagggtccggCCGTCGGCAAAGAAAGGCCGTCGGCAACCTGTGACGGCAGGCAAACGGCCTTCACTTGCCGTCTGTTTTGCCGAGGGTCagaatttggccctcggcaaagaattactttgccgagtgtcgtttctGTGCCCtcggtaattttttttttgctttttttgctTCCAAATTTTTTCCCTGGGTTTACTGTTGTACCTTAAAGTACATATTAAAATTTGgagcttttttattttattagctatatttaataagtttatttcatttacttgaattcttcccggtaattcaaatttgaactgcaggtgcatcgaatattggaattgagtgattcaaaaaatcatattcatggtattgcatgtggtgtgagaccgtatctagtgacagatgccaaatttggcgcatcgttttcacggaacacggcgaggaacttgcgtgtaaagtatttttaaattatataaaatggaaaCGAAGTCCGAAACTCACGAAACTTGTCGCGGTGTCATTTCATCGCATgtataggctgtgataaaaaaattgagtgggtttcgagcaagttgcgacgtccgatgcctaaaacccgtatgtctgggttttaggcatcggacgtcgcaacttgctcgaaacccactcaattttttatcacagcctatacatgcgatgaaatgacacctcgacaagtttcgtgaattttggacttcgtttccattttatataatttaaaaatactttacacgcaagttcctcgccgtgttccgtgaaaacgatgtgccaaatttggcatctgtcactggatacggtctcacaccacatgcaataccatgaatatgattttttgaatcactcaattccaatattcgatgcacctgcagttcaaatttgaattaccgggaagaattcaagtaaatgaaataaacttattaaatatagctaataaaataaaaaagctcCAAATTTTAAATATGTCTTTTAAATATTATTGTTAGCCACCAGAATAAAATtgggaaaaaaacaaaaaaaaattttatttgccgagagcctcaaagggctctcggcaaagagttttttaaaaaaaaataaaaaacaactttgccgagagcccggatctgggccctcggcaaaggcccagtcCACATAGACCACTCACGGCCCAGTCAGCCTTTCCTCTCGCCCGCGAGCCCCGCATCCCCTTCCTCTCGCCGCCGCCGGTCCCCCGCGCCGCTGCAGCCTCTGCCCCGCCCCCGCCCCGTCCCCgcgccgccggagcagcagcCCGGCCCGCCGAACGCCGTCGTCGACGGGGTCGCGTCGTCCCCCGCCTTGCCCGGTGGTcgggcaccgccgccgccccctGGCCACGCCGGCCGATGGCCCACCCCCGCGGCCAGCGCATCCCCGGCCGGCCCCGCGCGCCCCCGGCCACGCCCGTCGGTGGCCCACCCCCACGGCTAGCACGTCCCCGACCGGCCCCGCGCGCCCCCGGCCACACCCGCCGGTGGCCCACCCCCGCGGCCAGCGCGTCCCCGGCCGGCCCCGCGTGCCCCCGGCCACGCCCGCCGGTGGCCCACCCCCACGACCAGCGCATCCCCGGCCGGCCCCGCGCGCCCCTGGCTAGCCCCGTGCGCCCCTGCCGGCCGTGCAGAGAGCATTTGGAGGaggaagggagaagaggaagggagaagagaggaggggagaaggagagggCGACGACCGTCATGCCCCCGCGTCGTCGCGTCACGCCGAGCGGTCGTCGCCGTTTTCCCCACGTCTAGCCGAAGACGAGGGTGATCCTAACTCCGCGTCGCCCGACTGCACTGCCACCCAAGGTAAAGCCCCCCTCCCGCCTGTTGCTGGTCTTCATGCCATTTCTGGATTAGTGGGCCTTCGTGCCTTTTGTGGatgtgttggccatcgtgccatatgtcgctgtgtcggccatcgtgctgaaattgtggatgtcggccatcgtgccgtctttttccttgcaggttttggaagcctccccatacaggggaggttctaccgaaattttgaacttataaattgtgtttcttgttttgcagagaagagcccgacggaggggacccggagtaccCCGAGCGTCTTCcttcgggtctgcctgcaccgcgtcacctctccactccaccgccaccctaggtataagccCTTTGTTCGTAACCCTAGCTAGATCGCGTAAaccagttaggtgtctcccgtctgaaagagatacggtcgta
Proteins encoded in this region:
- the LOC136502896 gene encoding uncharacterized protein yields the protein MTVVALSFSPPLFSLPLLPSSSKCSLHGRQGRTGLARGARGRPGMRWSWGWATGGRGRGHAGPAGDALAAGVGHRRVWPGARGAGRGRASRGGGPPTGVAGGARGRPGMRWPRGWAIGRRGQGAAAVPDHRARRGTTRPRRRRRSAGRAAAPAARGRGGGGAEAAAARGTGGGERKGMRGSRARGKADWAVSGDRTKMVGNRSPRQVLLVYQRLRPPDGGEGTSLLLAARAGPGRPSMGRGRGRGHPRRDPPPSPALDQPKDLSPTPEDHVEATGTTTDTLSGDEGTQQTEDSSAQSAPYLRGAG